In Aulosira sp. FACHB-615, the genomic window GAATAAACATCCGCCACAGGCGACCAAGAGACATTAATTCCCAGTGATTTCAACTCTCTGGCTGTGGCTTTTGCTACTTCCCTGGCTTGCGATCGCAACAGTGAAGCATAAGGAAATCTCGTAATAGGTAAAGGTGTGCGAACCACACGCCCGCCTTCATGATCTAAAGTCATGAACATCGAATCACGTTCCGCATATTCTCGAATTTGGTCGATGAGTTCTTGAAAACTTTCTAACCAAACCTCATAAGCAACGCCATCTATAAAGTTTTTCCCAAAAAATATGACTCCCACTGGTTTTAATTCACCCAGCGCCCGCTTATCATCATCACTCAATGTTGTACCGGAAACCCCCAAAATTACGTGATTTCCAAATAATTCTAGCTCTCGTGAAATTGACATAATTTTTTACCTATTTTTCTAAAAAAGTTTTGTATAAAAATTTGCCTTCGCAATAAAGTGTTATACAAATTTTTCCTGTAATCTGTAACCTCTAACCTATAACCTGTCACCTCTTAATAGAACTTTTTCCCCAAGCAACCGCACAATTACTGCCAAATGTAACGGATTGCAACGTATAATGAGAACGACAAAACCATTAAGAAATATTGAACAACAGTAGGTTGAAATGCGAGTAGCGATCGCGGGTGCTGGTCTAGCAGGACTTTCCTGCGCGAAATATCTTGTAGACGCAGGTCACACTCCCATTGTCTTAGAGCGTCGGGACGTATTGGGTGGCCTAGTAGCGGCATGGAAAGACTCTGACGGCGACTGGTACGAAACCGGGTTACACGCCTTCTTTGGGGCATACCCCAATATGCTGCAATTGCTCAAGGAATTAGGCATTGAAGACCGCCTCCAATGGAAAGAACATACACTAATTTTTAATCAACCAGAAAAGCCCGGAACACTCTCACGGTTTGATGTTCCTGACATTCCATCTCCGTTTAACATCATTGCCTCGATTCTGCGTAACAACGATATGTTGACTTGGGAGCAGAAGATTAGGTTTGCTATTGGCCTGCTGCCAGCCATTGTCCGGGGTCAAAAGTATGTTGAGGAGATGGACAAGTACAGCTTTTCTGAATGGCTGAAAAGACAAGGCGTTGGTGAACGAGTAGCAAGTGACGTGTTTATTGCTGCTTCTAAAGCCCTCACTTTTATTAACCCTGATGAAGTTTCTTCAACAATTTTATTAACAGCCCTCAATCGTTTCTTGCAAGAGCGATACGGCTCCAAAATCGCCTTTTTGGATGGTTCGCCCACCGAAAGATTGTGTCAACCCATCGTTGATTACATTACCGAACGTGGTGGCCAAGTGCGGCTCAATGCCCCCCTCAAAGAAATTGTGCTTCACCCTGATGGCACAGTTAAAGAATTTTTGCTGCGTGGGTTAAATGGCGAACCCGATGAAGTGGTAACGGCAGACTTTTACGTATCAGCCATGTCGGTTGATCCGTTAAAAGTGATGTTGCCTGAACCTTGGCAGCAAATGGAATTCTTTCAAAAGCTAGAAGGCTTAGAAGGCGTACCAGTAGTTAACCTTCATTTATGGTTTGATCGGAAATTAACAGACATTGATCACCTACTTTTCTCGCGATCGCCCCTCCTCAGCGTTTATGCTGATATGAGCAACACTTGTCGAGAATATGCTAACCCTGATCGCTCAATGCTGGAATTAGTTCTAGCTCCAGCGAAAGATTGGGTGAGCAAATCTGACGAGGAAATTGTGGCTGCAACTATGACTGAGTTGGAAAAACTCTTCCCCGACCACTTTGGGAAAGAAAATCCAGCAAAACTGTTGAAATCTCATGTAGTGAAAACGCCGCGTTCAGTTTACAAAGCGACTCCTGGTCGTCAACAGTACCGTCCGCCCCAAAAAACGCCCATCGCCAATTTCTTTTTGAGTGGGAGTTACACCATGCAACGCTATCTAGGCAGTATGGAAGGGGCCGTACTTTCTGGTAAGCTAACAGCGCAGGCGATTTGTGAATCGCTGCCAGAGGCCAGTGCCTCAAACTTACAAACGCTAACCCGACCGCCTGCAACGAATGCTGCAACTGCCTGATTCCCCCCCGCGCATGAAAACGCTGGTCTCTGTAGACGAGTCATATAAACTTTGTCGGCAACTTACAGCCAAGTATGCCAAAACCTTTTACCTTGGTACTTTGCTGATGAGTCCGGCAAAGCGTCAAGCCGTTTGGGCAATTTACGCTTGGTGTCGCCGTACAGACGAATTAGTAGATGGGCCTGCATCTGCCATCACCACCCCAGAAACCCTAGACCTATGGGAGCAGCAACTAGAATCGATTTTTGCAGGACACCCACAGGAAAATTACGATGTCGCTTTGGTGGATAGTTTGCAAAACTTTCCCCTCGACATTCAGCCCTTTCGGGATATGATTGCCGGCCAGCGTATGGACTTATACCGCAGCCGCTACGAAACATTTGAGGAATTATACCTCTACTGTTATCGTGTGGCTGGGACTGTGGGGTTAATGTCAACAGCCATTATGGGTGTAGATACTGAAGCTAATACGGCACCTTGGAATCAGAAAAAACCACAGTATATTCCCACAGAAGAAGCGATCGCCCTCGGCATTGCCAATCAACTCACCAACATTCTGCGGGATGTGGGGGAAGATACCCGACGCGGACGCATATACATACCCCTAGAAGACTTAGCGCGATTCAACTACACCGAGCCAGAATTCTTTCAAGGTGTAGTCGATGACCGGTGGCGAGCCTTAATGCAATTTCAAATTGACCGGGCGAGGCAATTCTATACCAAAGCCGAACAAGGTATTAGTCATCTGTCACCCGATGCTCGTTGGCCAGTGTGGGCAGCTTCCATGCTCTACGGACAGATTTTGGATGCCATTGAACGCAATGATTATGATGTGTTCAGCCAACGGGCTTTTGTGTCGCAATTGAAAAAATTCCGCACCTTACCCTTGGCTTGGATGCGATCGCAAGTGCTGTAAGTAATTGGCGTGAGTATTTATCGTTAAGGTAAGGCAGAAGGTAGTCGAAACACTGCCTTCTAAAAATTGTTTGACTTTCCCAAAAAATCTGCTATCATAAATATTCGTGACCCTGGAGAGGTGGCTGAGTGGTCGAAAGCGGCAGATTGCTAATCTGTTGTACGGCAGGCAACTCCGTACCGAGGGTTCGAATCCCTCCCTCTCCGTTTTTCGGCAGTAAATTGCACTCAGTACTGCTAAATATTAAACAAATATTAATATTAATGTCGGCATTAATACAGATACTCCTCACGGTGGATGTTATTATTTAACATTTGGAGTCTGTTGAGATTGAGCTATCTGAAACATAGTTTGAATCTTACTTTCAGGCTCCCGCATTTCAGAGGAGTGAAAGTAAATTATGCCAAGAATTACTACAGCCCTAGCCTTGAGTGTAGCTACCATAGCCACAGGCTTTTTGATGGCAGCTTGCGACAATGCCAACACCAACAATAGCACTAGTACTGCCAGCCCAACTGCTAACTCAACTACCACCAGCAGTAATGACGGGTTAAAAATTGGCACTCTATTACCAACAACAGGTGACTTAGCTTCCATTGGACAGCAGATGGTAGGCTCTGTACCATTGCTAGTTGATACCGTTAACGCCTGTGGCGGAGTCAATGGTAAAAACGTCACCCTCGTACAAGTCGACGACCAAACAGACCCCAAAGCCGGTGCGGCTGGGATGACCAAACTAGCAACACTAGATAAAGTAGCTGGTGTAGTTGGTTCCTTTGCGAGTAGTGTTTCCACAGCAGCAGTTTCCGTTGCTGTACCGAATAACGTCATGTTGATCTCTCCTGGTAGCACCAGTCCCGTATTTACGGAGAAAGCGAAAAAAGGCGAATTTAAAGGCTTTTGGGCGCGGACTGCACCCCCAGATACTTACCAAGCATTAGCATTAGCCCAGTTAGCTAACAAAAAAGGTTTTAAACGTGTTTCCACAGTTGTAATTAACAACGATTACGGTGTGGGTTTTGAAAAAGCTTTTGTCGAAACTTTTGAAAAATTAGGCGGTACAGTAATTAACAAAAATAACCCAGTGCGTTACGACCCCAAAGCCCAAACCTTTGATACTGAAGCGGCTGCGGCGTTTGCTGGTAAGCCAGATGCAGTAGTCGCTGTACTTTACGCTGAAACAGGTAGTCTTTTGTTAAAAGCTGCCTATCAACAAGGTTTGACCAAAGGAGTCCAGGTTCTACTCACCGATGGCGTGAAATCCCCTACCTTCCCGGAACAAGTGGGTAAAGGTAGCGATGGCAAATTTATCTTAACCGGGGCATTAGGGACAGTACCGGGTTCTGATGGTAAAGCCTTAGAAGCCTTTAACAAGTTGTGGAAAGAGAAAAAAGGTGGTTCACCAGGAGAGTACGCACCCCAAGCCTGGGATGCAGCTGCATTGCTAGTCTTAGCAGCACAAGCCGCCAAAGAAAACACAGGTGTGGGCATTTCCAGTAAAATTCGGGAAGTTGCGGCTGGCTCTGGTACAGAAGTGACTGATGTTTGTGAAGGGTTAAAGTTACTCAAAGAAGGTAAAACGATCAACTACCAAGGTGCAAGCGGTAACGTAGATGTGGACGAAAATGGCGATGTCCTTGGTGTGTATGATGTTTGGGCTGTAGGAGATGACGGTAAAATCACCGTAATTGACAAAGTTACACCTAAGTAAGAAGAGGTTAGGGGCTAGTTTGGTCGAGAATTTAAGATACAAGGCTGGGTTGAGTGTTTCACTTCCTTCAGCCCAACCTTTTACTCATTACTCATTACTCATTCCAAAACTGTAGAAATAAAAAATGGGTAAATCTCATCAAATTCAACGGACTAGCCCCTATTTTCTAAAAACCGTTGAAATTGTAACCAACGCCTACCAACAAACCCACATCAATTTGATCAAAAAATCCGGCGTTTACGGATGCTGTGGCGGTAAATTGGGCGTTGAGGGGTACGTCGATACCGCCAGATACTAAGAAAGCAACTTGTGAATTATCACCAGTGTTAATAGCTGCACCAACTCCCACATAGGGAGCGATAGGTAAAGGCTCAGTAAATTCGTCTTGTTGCAAGGAAAAGTCGTAGGTGACGGGAATCAAAATAGTGGTGTTGTCACCAAATATGGCTGAAGGTCTGATAGAAAAAGCGTTTGTAAATCCC contains:
- a CDS encoding ABC transporter substrate-binding protein encodes the protein MPRITTALALSVATIATGFLMAACDNANTNNSTSTASPTANSTTTSSNDGLKIGTLLPTTGDLASIGQQMVGSVPLLVDTVNACGGVNGKNVTLVQVDDQTDPKAGAAGMTKLATLDKVAGVVGSFASSVSTAAVSVAVPNNVMLISPGSTSPVFTEKAKKGEFKGFWARTAPPDTYQALALAQLANKKGFKRVSTVVINNDYGVGFEKAFVETFEKLGGTVINKNNPVRYDPKAQTFDTEAAAAFAGKPDAVVAVLYAETGSLLLKAAYQQGLTKGVQVLLTDGVKSPTFPEQVGKGSDGKFILTGALGTVPGSDGKALEAFNKLWKEKKGGSPGEYAPQAWDAAALLVLAAQAAKENTGVGISSKIREVAAGSGTEVTDVCEGLKLLKEGKTINYQGASGNVDVDENGDVLGVYDVWAVGDDGKITVIDKVTPK
- the pds gene encoding 15-cis-phytoene desaturase, yielding MRVAIAGAGLAGLSCAKYLVDAGHTPIVLERRDVLGGLVAAWKDSDGDWYETGLHAFFGAYPNMLQLLKELGIEDRLQWKEHTLIFNQPEKPGTLSRFDVPDIPSPFNIIASILRNNDMLTWEQKIRFAIGLLPAIVRGQKYVEEMDKYSFSEWLKRQGVGERVASDVFIAASKALTFINPDEVSSTILLTALNRFLQERYGSKIAFLDGSPTERLCQPIVDYITERGGQVRLNAPLKEIVLHPDGTVKEFLLRGLNGEPDEVVTADFYVSAMSVDPLKVMLPEPWQQMEFFQKLEGLEGVPVVNLHLWFDRKLTDIDHLLFSRSPLLSVYADMSNTCREYANPDRSMLELVLAPAKDWVSKSDEEIVAATMTELEKLFPDHFGKENPAKLLKSHVVKTPRSVYKATPGRQQYRPPQKTPIANFFLSGSYTMQRYLGSMEGAVLSGKLTAQAICESLPEASASNLQTLTRPPATNAATA
- the crtB gene encoding 15-cis-phytoene synthase CrtB — translated: MLQLPDSPPRMKTLVSVDESYKLCRQLTAKYAKTFYLGTLLMSPAKRQAVWAIYAWCRRTDELVDGPASAITTPETLDLWEQQLESIFAGHPQENYDVALVDSLQNFPLDIQPFRDMIAGQRMDLYRSRYETFEELYLYCYRVAGTVGLMSTAIMGVDTEANTAPWNQKKPQYIPTEEAIALGIANQLTNILRDVGEDTRRGRIYIPLEDLARFNYTEPEFFQGVVDDRWRALMQFQIDRARQFYTKAEQGISHLSPDARWPVWAASMLYGQILDAIERNDYDVFSQRAFVSQLKKFRTLPLAWMRSQVL